In Manis pentadactyla isolate mManPen7 chromosome 3, mManPen7.hap1, whole genome shotgun sequence, a single window of DNA contains:
- the VCP gene encoding transitional endoplasmic reticulum ATPase, with amino-acid sequence MASGADSKGDDLSTAILKQKNRPNRLIVDEAINEDNSVVSLSQPKMDELQLFRGDTVLLKGKKRREAVCIVLSDDTCSDEKIRMNRVVRNNLRVHLGDVISIQPCPDVKYGKRIHVLPIDDTVEGITGNLFEVYLKPYFLEAYRPIRKGDIFLVRGGMRAVEFKVVETDPSPYCIVAPDTVIHCEGEPIKREDEEESLNEVGYDDIGGCRKQLAQIKEMVELPLRHPALFKAIGVKPPRGILLYGPPGTGKTLIARAVANETGAFFFLINGPEIMSKLAGESESNLRKAFEEAEKNAPAIIFIDELDAIAPKREKTHGEVERRIVSQLLTLMDGLKQRAHVIVMAATNRPNSIDPALRRFGRFDREVDIGIPDATGRLEILQIHTKNMKLADDVDLEQVANETHGHVGADLAALCSEAALQAIRKKMDLIDLEDETIDAEVMNSLAVTMDDFRWALSQSNPSALRETVVEVPQVTWEDIGGLEDVKRELQELVQYPVEHPDKFLKFGMTPSKGVLFYGPPGCGKTLLAKAIANECQANFISIKGPELLTMWFGESEANVREIFDKARQAAPCVLFFDELDSIAKARGGNIGDGGGAADRVINQILTEMDGMSTKKNVFIIGATNRPDIIDPAILRPGRLDQLIYIPLPDEKSRVAILKANLRKSPVAKDVDLEFLAKMTNGFSGADLTEICQRACKLAIRESIESEIRRERERQTNPSAMEVEEDDPVPEIRRDHFEEAMRFARRSVSDNDIRKYEMFAQTLQQSRGFGSFRFPSGNQGGAGPSQGSGGGTGGSVYTEDNDDDLYG; translated from the exons ATGGCCTCCGGAGCTGA ttCAAAAGGTGATGACTTATCAACAGCTATTCTTAAACAGAAGAACCGTCCCAATCGGTTAATTGTTGATGAAGCCATTAATGAGGACAACAGTGTGGTGTCCTTGTCCCAG CCCAAGATGGATGAGTTGCAGTTGTTCCGAGGTGACACAGTGTTGCTGAAAGGAAAGAAGAGGCGGGAAGCTGTGTGCATTGTGCTTTCTGATGACACGTGTTCTGATGAGAAGATTCGAATGAATAGAGTTGTCCGGAATAATCTTCGAGTACACCTAGGGGATGTCATCAG CATCCAGCCATGCCCTGATGTGAAGTACGGCAAACGTATCCATGTGCTGCCCATCGATGACACGGTGGAAGGCATCACTGGCAATCTCTTCGAGGTATACCTTAAACCGTACTTCTTGGAAGCTTATCGACCCATCCGGAAAG GAGACATTTTCCTTGTTCGGGGTGGAATGCGTGCTGTAGAGTTCAAAGTAGTGGAGACAGATCCCAGTCCTTACTGCATTGTTGCTCCAGACACAGTGATCCACTGTGAAGGGGAGCCTATCAAACGAGAG GATGAGGAAGAGTCCTTGAACGAAGTAGGCTATGATGACATTGGTGGCTGCAGGAAACAGCTAGCTCAAATAAAGGAGATGGTAGAGCTGCCCTTGAGACATCCTGCCCTCTTTAAGGCAATTGGTGTGAAG CCTCCTCGGGGAATCCTGCTCTATGGACCTCCAGGAACTGGGAAGACCCTGATTGCTCGAGCTGTGGCAAATGAGACCGgagcttttttcttcttgatcAATG GTCCTGAGATCATGAGCAAGTTAGCTGGTGAGTCTGAGAGCAACCTTCGTAAAGCCTTTGAGGAGGCTGAGAAGAATGCTCCTGCTATCATCTTCATTGATGAGCTGGATGCCATTGCCCCCAAAAGAGAGAAA ACCCACGGGGAGGTGGAGCGGCGTATCGTGTCACAGTTGTTGACCCTCATGGATGGCCTAAAGCAGAGAGCGCATGTGATTGTTATGGCAGCAACCAACAGACCCAACAGCATTGATCCAGCCCTTCGGCGGTTTG GTCGGTTTGACAGGGAGGTAGATATTGGAATCCCTGATGCTACAGGACGCTTGGAAATTCTTCAGATCCATACCAAGAACATGAAGCTGGCAGATGATGTGGACCTGGAACAG GTAGCCAATGAGACTCATGGGCATGTGGGTGCCGACTTAGCAGCCCTCTGCTCAGAGGCTGCTCTGCAGGCCATCCGTAAGAAGATGGACCTCATTGACCTAGAGGATGAAACCATCGATGCTGAGGTCATGAACTCCCTGGCAGTTACTATGGATGACTTCCGG tGGGCCCTGAGCCAGAGCAACCCATCAGCACTGCGGGAAACTGTGGTGGAAGTGCCGCAGGTGACCTGGGAAGATATTGGGGGCCTGGAGGATGTCAAACGTGAGCTTCAGGAGCTGGTCCAG TATCCTGTGGAGCACCCAGACAAATTCCTCAAGTTTGGCATGACACCCTCCAAGGGAGTGCTGTTCTATGGACCTCCTGGATGTGGGAAAACCTTGCTGGCCAAAGCTATTGCTAATGAGTGCCAGGCCAACTTCATCTCTATCAAGGGTCCTGAGCTGCTTACCATGTGGTTTGGGGAGTCCGAGGCCAATGTCAGGGAAATCTTTGACAAG GCCCGCCAAGCTGCCCCCTGTGTACTGTTCTTTGATGAGCTGGATTCAATTGCCAAGGCCCGTGGTGGTAACATTGGAGATGGTGGTGGGGCTGCTGACCGAGTCATCAACCAGATCCTGACAGAAATGGATGGCATGTCCACAAAAAAGAATGTGTTTATCATTGGCGCTACCAACCGGCCTGACATCATTGATCCTGCCATCCTGCGACCTGGTCGCCTTGATCAGCTCATCTACATCCCACTTCCTGATGAGAAGTCCCGTGTTGCCATCCTCAAGGCCAACCTGCGCAAGTCCCCAGTTGCCAAG GATGTGGATTTGGAGTTCCTGGCTAAGATGACTAATGGCTTCTCTGGCGCTGACCTGACAGAGATTTGCCAACGTGCTTGCAAGCTGGCCATCCGGGAATCTATCGAGAGTGAGATTAGGCGAGAACGGGAGAGGCAGACCAACCCATCAGCCATG GAGGTAGAAGAGGATGATCCGGTGCCAGAGATCCGCCGAGATCACTTTGAGGAAGCCATGCGCTTTGCTCGCCGTTCTGTTAGCGACAATGACATCCGGAAGTATGAGATGTTTGCTCAGACCCTTCAGCAGAGTCGGGGCTTTGGCAGCTTCAG
- the FANCG gene encoding Fanconi anemia group G protein isoform X2 has translation MRKCTDPSPLGWGLWRGQAYPSAAPSRCPGPASATTSHWTPLDSSMLHDSCLDLWREKNDQLVRQAKVAQDSGLSLRRQQLAQDALEGFRVLLHSLQGLPAAGPLLHLELTVICNFITLRVSLAQGFTDNQAQDIQWGLERVLETQEQLGSRLEHGLGGLWDSVLHSSSLPPELLPALHHLAGLQAALWLSTDRLWDLTLLLQTLSGSQSGASEDLLVLLKTWSPPAEESDAPLTLQDARELRDVLLTASAYRQGLQELITGSLPRALSCLHEAASGLCPRPVLVQVYTALGTCLRKMGNPQRGLLYLVEALKHGSTWGPPLLEASRLYRQLGNTAAELESLELLVEALSITHSSEDPQLLIEVELLLPQPDPASSLHCGTQSQAKYLLASRCLQTGRAEDAAEHYLDLLALLLDGSESKFSPAPLPPGRCVPEVFLESAAALIQAGRAQNALTVCEELLSRTSSLLPKMSQLWEDVRKGSKESPHCPLWVSATYLLQGQAWVHLGAKEEAISEFSRCLELLYRATPKDKGQDVALQQLRAAALISRGLEWVASDQDTKALQDFLLSVQMCPGNQDASFHLLQTLRRMDRRDEATALWWRLEAQAKLPQDNATWSLPLYLETCLSWIRPPDRETLLEEFRTSLLEPSAI, from the exons ATGCGGAAGTGCACCGACCCCTCCCCGCTCGGGTGGGGGCTTTGGCGGGGCCAGGCTTACCCTTCAGCAGCTCCCTCCAGGTGTCCGGGCCCAGCCTCGGCCACCACGTCCCACTGGACCCCTCTGGACTCTTCAATGTTACATGACAGCTGCCTGGATCTGTGGAGGGAAAAGAATGACCAGCTAGTGCGACAAGCCAAG GTGGCTCAGGACTCTGGTCTGTCTCTGAGGCGACAGCAGTTGGCTCAAGATGCACTGGAAGGGTTCAGGGTACTTCTCCATAGTCTGCAGG GGCTCCCTGCAGCTGGTCCTCTTCTCCACTTGGAATTGACTGTTATCTGCAACTTCATTACCCTGAGGGTGAGTCTGGCCCAGGGTTTCACTGACAACCAGGCACAGGATATCCAATGGGGCCTAGAGAGAG TGCTGGAGACCCAGGAGCAGCTGGGGTCAAGGCTGGAACATGGACTTGGAGGGCTGTGGGACTCTGTCCTCCATTCTTCCTCCCTTCCACCAGAGCTACTACCTGCCCTTCACCACCTAGCTGGCCTGCAGGCTGCCCTTTGGCTCAGCACTGATCGTCTTTGGGACTTGACCTTACTGCTGCAGACCTTGAGTGGCAGCCAG AGTGGGGCCTCTGAAGATCTGCTGGTGCTTCTGAAAACTTGGAGCCCTCCAGCTGAGGAGTCAGATGCTCCGTTGACCCTGCAGGATGCCCGGGAGTTGAGGGATGTCCTTCTGACAGCTTCTGCTTATCGCCAAG GCCTCCAGGAGCTGATCACAGGGAGCCTGCCCAGGGCACTGAGTTGCTTGCACGAAGCAGCCTCAGGTCTGTGCCCACGGCCTGTGTTGGTCCAGGTGTACACAGCCCTGGGGACTTGTCTCCGTAAGATG GGCAATCCACAGAGAGGTCTGCTGTATTTGGTTGAAGCCTTGAAACATGGGTCAACCTGGGGCCCCCCACTTTTGGAGGCCTCCAGGCTATATCGGCAACTGGGGAACACAGCAGCAGAGCTGGAGAGTCTGGAGCTGCTGGTTGAG GCCTTAAGTATCACTCACAGTTCTGAAGACCCCCAGCTCCTCATTGAGGTAGAGTTGCTACTCCCGCAACCTGATCCAGCCTCATCCCTTCACTGTGGCACACAGAGCCAGGCCAAATACCTGCTAGCGAGCCGATGCCTACAGACGGGAAG GGCAGAGGATGCTGCCGAGCATTACTTGGATCTGCTGGCCCTGTTGCTGGATGGCTCAGAGTCAAAG ttCTCCCCAGCCCCCTTACCCCCAGGGCGTTGTGTGCCTGAGGTGTTCTTGGAGTCAGCAGCAGCCCTGATCCAGGCAGGCCGAGCCCAGAATGCCTTGACTGTATGTGAGGAGCTGCTCAGCCGCACGTCATCTCTGCTTCCCAAGATGTCCCAGCTGTGGGAAGACGTCAGAAAAGGATCCAAGGAGTCACCACACTGCCCACTCTGGGTCTCTGCCACCTACTTGCTTCAGGGCCAAGCCTGGGTGCATCTGGGGGCCAAAGAAGAAGCAATTAGTGAATTTAGCCG GTGCCTTGAGCTGCTCTACCGGGCCACACCTAAAGACAAAGGACAAG ATGTGGCACTACAACAGCTTCGGGCAGCTGCCCTGATTAGTCGTGGGCTGGAATGGGTGGCCAGTGATCAGGATACCAAAGCCCTACAGGACTTCCTCCTCAGTGTGCAGATGTGCCCAG GTAATCAAGATGCTTCCTTTCACCTGCTTCAGACTCTGAGGCGGATGGACCGGAGAGATGAGGCCACTGCTCTCTGGTGGAGACTGGAGGCCCAAGCTAAGTTGCCACAAGATAATGCTACATG GTCTCTTCCCCTGTACCTAGAAACATGTTTGAGCTGGATACGGCCCCCTGACCGTGAAACCCTTCTTGAAGAGTTTCGGACATCCTTGCTAGAGCCTTCTGCCATATAG
- the FANCG gene encoding Fanconi anemia group G protein isoform X1: MRKCTDPSPLGWGLWRGQAYPSAAPSRCPGPASATTSHWTPLDSSMLHDSCLDLWREKNDQLVRQAKVAQDSGLSLRRQQLAQDALEGFRVLLHSLQGLPAAGPLLHLELTVICNFITLRVSLAQGFTDNQAQDIQWGLERVLETQEQLGSRLEHGLGGLWDSVLHSSSLPPELLPALHHLAGLQAALWLSTDRLWDLTLLLQTLSGSQSGASEDLLVLLKTWSPPAEESDAPLTLQDARELRDVLLTASAYRQGLQELITGSLPRALSCLHEAASGLCPRPVLVQVYTALGTCLRKMGNPQRGLLYLVEALKHGSTWGPPLLEASRLYRQLGNTAAELESLELLVEALSITHSSEDPQLLIEVELLLPQPDPASSLHCGTQSQAKYLLASRCLQTGRAEDAAEHYLDLLALLLDGSESKFSPAPLPPGRCVPEVFLESAAALIQAGRAQNALTVCEELLSRTSSLLPKMSQLWEDVRKGSKESPHCPLWVSATYLLQGQAWVHLGAKEEAISEFSRCLELLYRATPKDKGQGSASNSDHGCTSDVALQQLRAAALISRGLEWVASDQDTKALQDFLLSVQMCPGNQDASFHLLQTLRRMDRRDEATALWWRLEAQAKLPQDNATWSLPLYLETCLSWIRPPDRETLLEEFRTSLLEPSAI; the protein is encoded by the exons ATGCGGAAGTGCACCGACCCCTCCCCGCTCGGGTGGGGGCTTTGGCGGGGCCAGGCTTACCCTTCAGCAGCTCCCTCCAGGTGTCCGGGCCCAGCCTCGGCCACCACGTCCCACTGGACCCCTCTGGACTCTTCAATGTTACATGACAGCTGCCTGGATCTGTGGAGGGAAAAGAATGACCAGCTAGTGCGACAAGCCAAG GTGGCTCAGGACTCTGGTCTGTCTCTGAGGCGACAGCAGTTGGCTCAAGATGCACTGGAAGGGTTCAGGGTACTTCTCCATAGTCTGCAGG GGCTCCCTGCAGCTGGTCCTCTTCTCCACTTGGAATTGACTGTTATCTGCAACTTCATTACCCTGAGGGTGAGTCTGGCCCAGGGTTTCACTGACAACCAGGCACAGGATATCCAATGGGGCCTAGAGAGAG TGCTGGAGACCCAGGAGCAGCTGGGGTCAAGGCTGGAACATGGACTTGGAGGGCTGTGGGACTCTGTCCTCCATTCTTCCTCCCTTCCACCAGAGCTACTACCTGCCCTTCACCACCTAGCTGGCCTGCAGGCTGCCCTTTGGCTCAGCACTGATCGTCTTTGGGACTTGACCTTACTGCTGCAGACCTTGAGTGGCAGCCAG AGTGGGGCCTCTGAAGATCTGCTGGTGCTTCTGAAAACTTGGAGCCCTCCAGCTGAGGAGTCAGATGCTCCGTTGACCCTGCAGGATGCCCGGGAGTTGAGGGATGTCCTTCTGACAGCTTCTGCTTATCGCCAAG GCCTCCAGGAGCTGATCACAGGGAGCCTGCCCAGGGCACTGAGTTGCTTGCACGAAGCAGCCTCAGGTCTGTGCCCACGGCCTGTGTTGGTCCAGGTGTACACAGCCCTGGGGACTTGTCTCCGTAAGATG GGCAATCCACAGAGAGGTCTGCTGTATTTGGTTGAAGCCTTGAAACATGGGTCAACCTGGGGCCCCCCACTTTTGGAGGCCTCCAGGCTATATCGGCAACTGGGGAACACAGCAGCAGAGCTGGAGAGTCTGGAGCTGCTGGTTGAG GCCTTAAGTATCACTCACAGTTCTGAAGACCCCCAGCTCCTCATTGAGGTAGAGTTGCTACTCCCGCAACCTGATCCAGCCTCATCCCTTCACTGTGGCACACAGAGCCAGGCCAAATACCTGCTAGCGAGCCGATGCCTACAGACGGGAAG GGCAGAGGATGCTGCCGAGCATTACTTGGATCTGCTGGCCCTGTTGCTGGATGGCTCAGAGTCAAAG ttCTCCCCAGCCCCCTTACCCCCAGGGCGTTGTGTGCCTGAGGTGTTCTTGGAGTCAGCAGCAGCCCTGATCCAGGCAGGCCGAGCCCAGAATGCCTTGACTGTATGTGAGGAGCTGCTCAGCCGCACGTCATCTCTGCTTCCCAAGATGTCCCAGCTGTGGGAAGACGTCAGAAAAGGATCCAAGGAGTCACCACACTGCCCACTCTGGGTCTCTGCCACCTACTTGCTTCAGGGCCAAGCCTGGGTGCATCTGGGGGCCAAAGAAGAAGCAATTAGTGAATTTAGCCG GTGCCTTGAGCTGCTCTACCGGGCCACACCTAAAGACAAAGGACAAG GGTCTGCTTCCAACTCTGATCATGGGTGTACATCAGATGTGGCACTACAACAGCTTCGGGCAGCTGCCCTGATTAGTCGTGGGCTGGAATGGGTGGCCAGTGATCAGGATACCAAAGCCCTACAGGACTTCCTCCTCAGTGTGCAGATGTGCCCAG GTAATCAAGATGCTTCCTTTCACCTGCTTCAGACTCTGAGGCGGATGGACCGGAGAGATGAGGCCACTGCTCTCTGGTGGAGACTGGAGGCCCAAGCTAAGTTGCCACAAGATAATGCTACATG GTCTCTTCCCCTGTACCTAGAAACATGTTTGAGCTGGATACGGCCCCCTGACCGTGAAACCCTTCTTGAAGAGTTTCGGACATCCTTGCTAGAGCCTTCTGCCATATAG
- the FANCG gene encoding Fanconi anemia group G protein isoform X3 has protein sequence MLHDSCLDLWREKNDQLVRQAKVAQDSGLSLRRQQLAQDALEGFRVLLHSLQGLPAAGPLLHLELTVICNFITLRVSLAQGFTDNQAQDIQWGLERVLETQEQLGSRLEHGLGGLWDSVLHSSSLPPELLPALHHLAGLQAALWLSTDRLWDLTLLLQTLSGSQSGASEDLLVLLKTWSPPAEESDAPLTLQDARELRDVLLTASAYRQGLQELITGSLPRALSCLHEAASGLCPRPVLVQVYTALGTCLRKMGNPQRGLLYLVEALKHGSTWGPPLLEASRLYRQLGNTAAELESLELLVEALSITHSSEDPQLLIEVELLLPQPDPASSLHCGTQSQAKYLLASRCLQTGRAEDAAEHYLDLLALLLDGSESKFSPAPLPPGRCVPEVFLESAAALIQAGRAQNALTVCEELLSRTSSLLPKMSQLWEDVRKGSKESPHCPLWVSATYLLQGQAWVHLGAKEEAISEFSRCLELLYRATPKDKGQGSASNSDHGCTSDVALQQLRAAALISRGLEWVASDQDTKALQDFLLSVQMCPGNQDASFHLLQTLRRMDRRDEATALWWRLEAQAKLPQDNATWSLPLYLETCLSWIRPPDRETLLEEFRTSLLEPSAI, from the exons ATGTTACATGACAGCTGCCTGGATCTGTGGAGGGAAAAGAATGACCAGCTAGTGCGACAAGCCAAG GTGGCTCAGGACTCTGGTCTGTCTCTGAGGCGACAGCAGTTGGCTCAAGATGCACTGGAAGGGTTCAGGGTACTTCTCCATAGTCTGCAGG GGCTCCCTGCAGCTGGTCCTCTTCTCCACTTGGAATTGACTGTTATCTGCAACTTCATTACCCTGAGGGTGAGTCTGGCCCAGGGTTTCACTGACAACCAGGCACAGGATATCCAATGGGGCCTAGAGAGAG TGCTGGAGACCCAGGAGCAGCTGGGGTCAAGGCTGGAACATGGACTTGGAGGGCTGTGGGACTCTGTCCTCCATTCTTCCTCCCTTCCACCAGAGCTACTACCTGCCCTTCACCACCTAGCTGGCCTGCAGGCTGCCCTTTGGCTCAGCACTGATCGTCTTTGGGACTTGACCTTACTGCTGCAGACCTTGAGTGGCAGCCAG AGTGGGGCCTCTGAAGATCTGCTGGTGCTTCTGAAAACTTGGAGCCCTCCAGCTGAGGAGTCAGATGCTCCGTTGACCCTGCAGGATGCCCGGGAGTTGAGGGATGTCCTTCTGACAGCTTCTGCTTATCGCCAAG GCCTCCAGGAGCTGATCACAGGGAGCCTGCCCAGGGCACTGAGTTGCTTGCACGAAGCAGCCTCAGGTCTGTGCCCACGGCCTGTGTTGGTCCAGGTGTACACAGCCCTGGGGACTTGTCTCCGTAAGATG GGCAATCCACAGAGAGGTCTGCTGTATTTGGTTGAAGCCTTGAAACATGGGTCAACCTGGGGCCCCCCACTTTTGGAGGCCTCCAGGCTATATCGGCAACTGGGGAACACAGCAGCAGAGCTGGAGAGTCTGGAGCTGCTGGTTGAG GCCTTAAGTATCACTCACAGTTCTGAAGACCCCCAGCTCCTCATTGAGGTAGAGTTGCTACTCCCGCAACCTGATCCAGCCTCATCCCTTCACTGTGGCACACAGAGCCAGGCCAAATACCTGCTAGCGAGCCGATGCCTACAGACGGGAAG GGCAGAGGATGCTGCCGAGCATTACTTGGATCTGCTGGCCCTGTTGCTGGATGGCTCAGAGTCAAAG ttCTCCCCAGCCCCCTTACCCCCAGGGCGTTGTGTGCCTGAGGTGTTCTTGGAGTCAGCAGCAGCCCTGATCCAGGCAGGCCGAGCCCAGAATGCCTTGACTGTATGTGAGGAGCTGCTCAGCCGCACGTCATCTCTGCTTCCCAAGATGTCCCAGCTGTGGGAAGACGTCAGAAAAGGATCCAAGGAGTCACCACACTGCCCACTCTGGGTCTCTGCCACCTACTTGCTTCAGGGCCAAGCCTGGGTGCATCTGGGGGCCAAAGAAGAAGCAATTAGTGAATTTAGCCG GTGCCTTGAGCTGCTCTACCGGGCCACACCTAAAGACAAAGGACAAG GGTCTGCTTCCAACTCTGATCATGGGTGTACATCAGATGTGGCACTACAACAGCTTCGGGCAGCTGCCCTGATTAGTCGTGGGCTGGAATGGGTGGCCAGTGATCAGGATACCAAAGCCCTACAGGACTTCCTCCTCAGTGTGCAGATGTGCCCAG GTAATCAAGATGCTTCCTTTCACCTGCTTCAGACTCTGAGGCGGATGGACCGGAGAGATGAGGCCACTGCTCTCTGGTGGAGACTGGAGGCCCAAGCTAAGTTGCCACAAGATAATGCTACATG GTCTCTTCCCCTGTACCTAGAAACATGTTTGAGCTGGATACGGCCCCCTGACCGTGAAACCCTTCTTGAAGAGTTTCGGACATCCTTGCTAGAGCCTTCTGCCATATAG